The nucleotide window TTAGACAAAGCATTCCAAGATCTGAGAAGACAGTATTGTTTGGTTAACCAATAAGCTGTTCGACGGTAATTTTTACAGATCAACCGTCTGTCTAATTATGAGATTCCAAGTTTGGAAGTGTTAAGTGTGGCTTAGTTTTGGTCATGAATTCTCATAAATCTAAAGTACTAATACATTGCAATACATATGGTAAAACATACAAGCTTCcataatattttattcaaacaGGAAACTATATGTACACCTAACTTCGCTCGCCAATATGTACACACAGGTTCTCGATAAAGTCTGTCTTTCATGAAACTTGTTTTAGCTTTTATGTTTACTGGTCGCAAGATGCTAAACATGCCTTTACTCCACAATCTTCAAGCAAATcgaaaaatcaataaattaaattttcatagcctttttatttttgcaaaactaaaGAGAACTGGGTGCTTTAAGTGAATTTGAATGTGTATCGAGCGACCATGTAAGAGCACATAATGACTACacctaaaacaaaactaaaatgtaaatttaagcATGAAAATTTAGCATACAGATATGTTGCATTTATCGTGATCCGGATTAGCGGGTGTTTTTCTACTGATGTATAATATTTGTTCGTGAATTGCGGCATCAGAGTCAGACAGTGAGGTTTCTGGATAAAAGCAGTACAATGAATGGTAAGGAATCTGTTCTTAGCAGCAATATTGAATAGCAGAGATTTTGGTTTTTCGGGGTTTGAATTAGTGAGGTCTGactgtatttatatttttaaaagttgatGTATTGAAAAATCTGTatacatatataaatatttatatgtGTTAAGTGTATCATGCACATTATCATACAATTAAAAACTGAAAGGCTaattaacactagaacggccgaggtgtcgaaattgacactttttgaattttgatgtatatttttttttagtaaaagcagttgcaacggtataaaattttcagtagctTCCTAACTTTCTTAAAGGAGTACGGATGTGTAACATTTACCGAAATTTGAttttcgatttattttttacaacctGTTATACCTTCAacggccgaggtgtcgaaatcgacaccAAAATGGTTTTAGAGGTCCAGTAcactacaacatttttttacttcacacgattgcacttgcaactaaCATATACTTGAGATTAGCCcagttttatcttttcaagTGATTGTTTATCTAATTTAGATACAGCTTTTACGGAGAGTTTATGATATCCTAAACGTACTTTGTCCATgtacatttgcacaatacaaacTCGCTTTGCTTTGCAGCGAAGGCGAACTGTAAAATTCACACGACAGTTTTTGTGCAACGTATGGATTGTATGCCATACGCTATTAGCAGAGCTAGGCTATAAACTGTAGAGTaggccaaaacaaaacaaggtaGGCGTAGACGTTTTCGACCAAACGGCGAGAAAATACACAACTCATGCATCAAGTAGACGATGACCTTTGGCTGTTTGGACAAAACTACTGGACATAGTAGAACTAAATTCCTGGATTCTGCACAGAAAATGTTTCGGTAGCAAAATCGGCCGACGAAGTTTCATACTCCAGCTTACGGAGGGGTTGACGGATGCTTACGCGGTGAAGCGGAAGCAGGTGGTCCAAAGAGAAGTGAACCCAGCGCAGAGAAGACCATCTGGAAAGCGAAGGAAATGTGTGGAAGAAAGTCGTAAAATTATATAGTTACAGTTTGAAGTCACTGCAACAGGCCAACTTGCGGATTGTGTGGTAACGGCGACTGGAAACTTacacaatgcaaaaactgcacgACGTAAATAGATCAACATGGGTCCTGCTGTAAACTCAAAAGACTTATCACATTGTGTGTGGGAAACATATGAGCTTTTTCTGCAATAGTTAGCGTTTTGTTAAGATACCTACCATCAGAATaatgattgtttatgtttcaactgataaatattgtttttttttcgtttcttacaAATGTGTGCAACGTCATCAAAGGTCGAATTGCGGTAGatatgttagtttttgtttctactgAACAAGCAAAATACATCCTAAATTCATTACGGAAGTAtttagttttgagtttttcgctaaattaaatcaaaaagtacatttttaagCATGGTGTCGTTTTCGACACCACCGGCCGTTAgaggtaaacttgttttccggccgttctagtgttaaagcATGATAGTCAGTACCAAAATATATGAAACGAAGGATTTAGAATAACAATTTTAACCTGACATTTATGTGTTTGCTATCATAGGAAAATCAAGCCTTATCGTTGTGATATATGTGGAAGATTCCTATTTTCAAAGCAGGCGCTTAAAGTGCATATGATTACTCATGGAGATGTTTATAATAGACCATTCACATGCCAGCACTGTGGAAAGAATTTtcagacaaaacaaaatttgaaaaatcataCAAACATTCATTTAGGTATTTTATTTCGTTGCCATTTCACATGCATATACATGTAAGTAGAAACTATGATAAGTTCATCTCATACTTGAAACTCATCACGAGTGCAAAATTTACTGCAAAGTTACTGATGAACGTTATTATCGTTTGATGAAATGTATCAAGGTGCTTCTGCCataatgaaaacataatttttaaattgcttttagACATCAAGCCATTTGCATGTTCCAAGTGTGAGAAATCCTTTTGCGAAAAGTCATCGttaacaaaacatttgttcactcattcaaaagaaaaatcgtATTCATGTAATTTCTGCGATCAAAAGTTTTCTCAGGTAAAAGTATAAGAAAGTATTGGTTATAAACATTGGTGTcaggtttttgaaaatatatttttttaaataccaGTATCCTAATGCTAACAGCCAGAGACAGTAATGAAAAACAAAGTAGTGTCACCGTGAAGCCATAATGACCTCCCATCTTGCATTGCTAACATTGGATTTATATTGCTAAATATGCATTGGTACAGATATCATTTCCACAAAGTTaggttgtttgtttgtttgtctgGAAAGCTATTGACGTTTTAGGAAATTGAAGCGTTGTTGAAATTCTTTAAACATATTCTAATTGACACCTGCGTTGTTTATGtcttgttatatttttttaattgtagtGTTATATACTTGTTTCTTAGGTAATAAGAGCAAGACACTATGCTAAATTTATTGTCGTGTTTCAACCATGTCTGTGAGCAAGCACATTAAAACATTGATGCAATTAAATGCTTTGCGTTTTTGAAACATGAACTAGATCAGCGTTGTTAACTTGTTACTTGTCTCCCTTCCTTACGAtctaaattaaataataaattaacgGGGTGGTTCAAATCtgtttcaaacattttgcagTAACTGAAACATTGGAAACTGCGTTAAGTAACATTTAGTTTTGCCTTAATCTTTGACTACATGGGCTGTGTTGGTAATAATCGACTTTGTATTTGCTGTCACTGTGTCAAGAATAAGTTTGCTACATTCAATGCCTTTCAGTTCCATTGTCATTGTACGATTTACACCCTTGTGAAATCTACATACTTGCTCAATtgataaacttttaattgttatactaaaTCATGATCCGCTTCATAAGATAATATATACAACTAAATCCATTATGGTTATTAAACTTATTATTAGTCTACAACCCGTCATTGTTATACTAGTGTCGAAAGTGTTGGAAGATTTGTTCGTTCTTGCAACAACTGATAAAAAACGTCCTGAAATAGACCAGCGGATCAAGTGACCACTTTTTCACAACAATCTTTGTAGAAAACGCACCTCGAGTTAATATCATCCATAAATGTAACTGTCACAGGACAGCTTGATGGAATTAGAATTAAACAAAAGAACAGTAGATGAGCTTTGATGTTGTTTTAGTGCTTTATGGTGATGTTTGATATTCACTTCGAATTAGCTGTTCTCAAACATCGAACTACTTACATTCCGATGCGTAAGTGAAGTAGAactaaatatttgttaaatcGTTATCACTGTGCAGTATTTTTCATGAGACTTACCCTTGTCaggtaaaacaaacaaataaaaaaatttttgctttactGCGCAGATTCCAAATCTGAGCACGATTGTTTTGTGTACCAGCAATAAgcgaaatttttaaacaaaaatgaagcGATACATGTTAGCATTAAGAAAACTGTAGCCATAACTTTGTATTCCTGCATTACAATGGTTCGAAGGGAAAGTTTGCTAAGAAGGAAAAAATTAAGATGGAAAAAAAACATGTCAAATCCTGTTTTCGGTGAAGCAAAGCTTATAGAGTTGGTGAAAATTGTTGCAATATGTGTGAATATGTTAGTTTGCATCAAAATTTCTGGACTTGCAGTGCCTTTACAGTAACTGGTCTGTGCTTCGGTGTgaaacagacaaatctttcccATAgtctaataaaatatatctGCTCCCTGTTTGCATCACATGCTTTTATTAGTTTTGCAATATTAAAAAGTCCATCGGTGGATAATTTGACACAGTAATATCTATACACTTGAATGAAAAGTAAGGGGGCATCATACCCCTTGATTTAAGACGCATAGTTATAATACTCAGAGTTTCCATTGAATGATATTTAAACTGCCTGTCAAGATAAGCCCCAATATCTAGCTTTTTAAAAGTGTTGGTTTGTGAGATTTTACTTCCTAAAATGCACGATATATATTTCAGGTAAGTTCTCAGCAACGGCACatgaataaatttcattctGACGTTCCACAGTTTGGAGGATTTCTTCCAACACTTGGTGCAGAGATTGTTGCGTGTGAACTGATGATGTTGGAATCAACACCTGGGTCTTCTGCGAAGAGCTGTTAAAGTTTGCTTTGTCACCACTGTCTGAGTATCTACCGCACAGCTTTTCAGCAAGATAGATCACGACCACTGGATAGGAAACTCGGAAAAGAGctattaaacatttaatcTCACCATTTTTGAAAGTGGACGGTGCAGTTTCGAGGGAGTCTGCTGGTTGCATGTTTTAGTTTGATTTCAGCGGCGTGTGCATTCAAAGCTTTCTGTTTACATATatcaatattttgtaaaacattcagcaattcaaaatttttgtcatttgaAGATCATCCCGAAAGatgtgggtttggtggccatgctaaccgaccatcttatagcacaattctattattgctatcttgcatgttttaagccctttgTCTTAGCCACTatttcctgctcgttaattgttcgtgagcacgtgttttattgtgctataactacaacggttagcaccCTAACTTTCGCTCCCCACAGTtatagcgaaaaataaacaatgcaatacaATGCTGGTGGTTTTCGGTGCAGACCTACCAATATTGATGCATTAAATAAgaggctgtcactatttcactggaTAAAAATTTACGTTCGAAGGTCTTTTTCAcagttgtttgttaatttaacTTGGTAACAGGTTATAGCTTAGTACTTTTTAGCATACTCAATGACACATATTTCTCTAACCTAACtgcttatttttgaaaacattctGCGCGACGTACGCCTGCTTACATTGAAATACTTTAGCCACTTTTTGAATAAGATTGTTCGAACTTTTAATGGGGAGTTTCAAATATGGACAGAAAAAGCTATTGTAAAAAGAAGCTGCAAAAGGCTACTTATTTGTGGATAAACAATTGAAACCGTTTTTTCGCTTCCTTGACTTCAATATCTAGAGACCTTCAGGAGTAGAAGGACAATGATTGTGTAATTACTGTCTACGCAAAATAAATTTCCTTTTTACAAATAACACTTTTCGTCCCATTGAAAGTGTGGCATGACTGGAGTTTCTAGTATGACGCATGGAAGTATGATAAACTGCATATCGTCAGTAAAATTATGTGACCTTAGGAACAATGTTTGCATTACTCGCAAGATATAAAATTCAAAGAACGTGTCAACTCCACTGGGTCAACTCAAAAGTCGGTCTGTTTTTGGTCAATTTCGATCAATCAGAGGTTTTTCGACAACTCGATTTTTAACTTATTAGCAGTACTTAAGACTAATTTTCACGATATTATGTCTCCAAAACTACTAGCGCTTCCAAAAGCCTGACAAAACTTGAATGGTCCGAATTTTACACATAGTTGGCTAAGCACAAAGGATGTGCGAGTTTTTCTGTAAGATGTATGTCGAGTTTGCATTCAAACCGGGCCAAATTACCAGAGCATCTGGTGTCAAGTGATCTCACCTACGGTCTACCCACATTCAATAACAACACATTAAATAAGATAAGTTCtcttaattaaataaacacGCCAAACTCTCCCAGTAGATGTAATCAGGAAACGTCATTTCACTTGAACGTTGTAATAATTGAAGCAGAAATATGACTTCTTTCGTGAACCTAAATCAATGCTACCCAACTCTTTTAACTAGCAGTCATGTCTACTGACATCTTTTTTAATTACACTGGTTTATCAGAATAAATTCTTCTGAACTGACAATTTATGTCGGTCACAGAATACAGTTGAATTAGAAACAACCTATTTCTAAATTGCGTTTACAATAACCTCCAGGTAATCACAATGGCTCACTACACGGAATTCGTTTTGGCTTTGAAACATTTCAGCAGGCTTCGTGACCCGCCGGTTGAGAAGCGCTGATTTACGTCAATCGACTATCGTGATAAAACCAATTTATACCATATGTTCAGTACAGCATCATCACTATCAGATTTCGATTAACTATATATCCAAACATTTGCGTACGGCGCAAGAaaagaacaaagaaaaattagaacatgaaaagaaaaagcactctcagaaaattttacaacCGCGTCAAAACTCAGTGCTGGGCAATCGCtcttttcaaaataacttcTCTCGCGCTTCCGCTCGTCAATGAAAAAAAGCGGCCATCGTGATATTGATCTCCCATATGATAATGAGAGTGTGTTTGATCTGTCGCTCACTTTctttttaacaattaaaaatatgttcaCTCCAGGAGATTTTCGAACACCAATCGCATTTCGCACCAATCTCACCATGCTTCGGCCCCTCAGCGACATTTTTCTTGGAAGTTTGCTACCAAAGGTTTCACTGTACATCTTCCAGAaatataatgtttattagtttgCCCAAGGGCAGATTTGCCCGCATAAGAAATAGAGTTtacacacaataaaaaattccgAGAAGACTACTTTAGTGAAATCATAAGTGTAACAAATGTTGATAACAACTAAGAACTGAGTGCCTGACCACAGTTGACACTTTTTGCAACCTCGATTTTACACCGCTTGGAAGAGCCCTTTTCGGACTGAAGGTAGGCCTACTTGGTTTGTGAGGAGACTGGCGAGTACTGAAATAATTGTTGCACCGGGTTGGGCGCGGGCGCAGTTAAATCGCAATCAATTAaacatgttaattttatttaacaatTGTTGCTTTATCTATGTCCGCTATCTTACAATCTATTTAACGGCATGGCACCTGACGAAGTCTGCATTCATTTACAGTTTACACCAACAATAATGTTTATGGCGTTTTCAGAAATAGGATTCACTTCTGGATTTTTAGTCATACATTGttcaaagaaacatttcactacgtaaataaattttcactACACGCGATTTAACTTGATTTAGCATCGCATGCGCAGTTGGCATCAAATGTGCCCACGTCTACGTGTTGGATCATGTTTAAACCAAGAAGTAATTATTTTGATAGAATCTGGTGAACTACAGTAATATATACAAAACTTGATTTGGGTGAGGTCTTGAACTTTAATTGAATGCGAAAACTTTTACTTGCCCAATATTAATTGGTATTCGTACTTTAATTCTGCAACGCAATGATAAAATTATTACTCGGACATactattttaatttgaaaggAAATTGGTGGTTAAACTCAATATTGATACTGTAAAATGGTTTGCCAGGTTTTTTATATCATCACTGACGTCAAATAATACCGGTAGTAGATGTCAATTTTAAACTTCTTTCTAAAGGCTTTGCTTAAGCTACCAAATTCATCAGTCAAttcaaaataaagtttgccATTACGCAAAAGATCCAATCTAATGCCTTTAACAGTAAATGGACAAGAAACAGAACGTGTTGTGGTAGGAAATCTAACATTTATTCGTTCAGTAATGGCCGACAATATAGTGTACCATGTAGGCCGAGAACGATTTTGATGCCGTTTGACCTCTGTAATTCAAACATTGCACGTTTCTAGCCCTTTTACGAGCGTCCTTGCTTACTGGTTGATGCTCTCAGCCAAGATACGGAAGGTGTGTTACGTAAGGCGAAGATTTCCTAGAATTGATCACAGCCACTCCGTGGAGTATATTATTAATGATTAGTTTATGTACCTTGAATAAGGATGCAAACTTATTACCGAAACGTTTCTCTACAGCATTACGTTTTCGAAATGACGTTGGAAACGACTGTACTGTAAGTAGGAACATTTCTTTAATTCGATAatgtaaaaaacacaaatcaatGGCAAACGTTCGTGAGCGGTGCA belongs to Clavelina lepadiformis chromosome 6, kaClaLepa1.1, whole genome shotgun sequence and includes:
- the LOC143462115 gene encoding uncharacterized protein LOC143462115 → MTLNLQNPSNLVKFVTGLHEKVPRLVDIETSAGDVSFGTPKITSSSLIVKDDNQAKPKEKLTCSSCKQIFFTKSSLKSHSKSHRKIKPYRCDICGRFLFSKQALKVHMITHGDVYNRPFTCQHCGKNFQTKQNLKNHTNIHLDIKPFACSKCEKSFCEKSSLTKHLFTHSKEKSYSCNFCDQKFSQVSSQQRHMNKFHSDVPQFGGFLPTLGAEIVACELMMLESTPGSSAKSC